A region from the Peromyscus maniculatus bairdii isolate BWxNUB_F1_BW_parent chromosome 5, HU_Pman_BW_mat_3.1, whole genome shotgun sequence genome encodes:
- the LOC102917077 gene encoding F-box/WD repeat-containing protein 12-like, with protein MAPQLGPHELMHVFSFLEARDLLRAAQVNKVWNEVAMTKELWRQLCLRRWASCNAFPMVVGTQTWRQYYFCRSELEFRVESGRPQDFISKAVSGHTGKIDQLAYVTPHEYRFDERAKSVVCTVSSDCTVRAWDLHEGAEIWSSPVQPAPLMSLVAYPLLQLVVTVDTQGLIIGWKAETGSLWASFCLPTFCSSMEACGHSEGPFLMVACAEGNLYTLTVPQLQVVSKVATFSHTSVSLTCSPDQQWVFAFAQGSDLGPKVFYTQSLLYPSEDGLPVSTSLPVRLSSRACWAPEEAARLMVMHRDVRGTHLVITTFDLKARKSRDRVNTLEQQQLASFPLPNTMTPHLMQGHGSQVILLASRSELVLFTIHGLQLMAFQDHQRPITSMWVDPTRVITSSLDLSLRVYLWNKKNTCPVLKSCYQLPGGSHRWASGFTHVKSDSMSIAGVEARSNGTSILRSYCYKVQLG; from the exons gCAGCTGTGTCTGAGACGCTGGGCCTCCTGCAACGCCTTCCCCATGGTCGTGGGCACACAGACATGGAGGCAGTACTATTTCTGCCGGTCAGAGCTGGAGTTCCGTGTGGAATCTGGGCGGCCGCAGGACTTCATCAGCAAAGCTGTCTCTGGGCACACAG GAAAGATAGATCAGCTGGCCTACGTCACACCCCACGAGTACCGCTTTGATGAAAGGGCAAAGTCCGTGGTTTGCACAGTGTCTTCCGACTGTACCGTGCGTGCCTGGGACCTGCATGAG GGCGCAGAGATCTGGTCCAGCCCTGTGCAGCCTGCTCCTCTGATGAGTTTGGTGGCCTATCCTCTGCTGCAGCTGGTGGTCACAGTGGACACACAGGGCCTGATCATCGGGTGGAAAGCGGAGACTGGGTCTCTGTGGGCCTCATTCTGCCTTCCAACCTTCTGTTCTTCCATGGAGGCCTGCGGCCACTCAGAGGGCCCCTTCCTGATG GTAGCCTGTGCTGAAGGGAACCTCTATACTCTGACAGTGCCTCAGCTGCAAGTGGTCTCCAAAGTGGCCACTTTTTCTCATACCTCTGTGAGCCTCACGTGCTCACCTGACCAACAGTGGGTGTTTGCGTTTGCACAAGGATCAGACTTAGGTCCAAAG GTGTTCTATACTCAGTCCTTGCTCTACCCATCCGAAGACGggcttcctgtctccaccagccTCCCTGTCAGGCTGAGTTCCAGAGCCTGCTGGGCTCCTGAGGAGGCAGCCAGGCTGATGGTGATGCACAGAGATGTCAGAGGCACGCATCTGGTTATCACTACCTTCGATTTAAAGGCCAGAAAGTCCAGGGACAGAGTGAACACCCTGG AACAACAACAGCTGGCTAGCTTCCCCCTGCCGAACACTATGACTCCTCACCTCATGCAGGGCCATGGCTCCCAAGTGATCCTGCTGGCCTCCAGGTCAGAGCTGGTGCTATTCACCATCCATGGCCTGCAGCTGATGGCCTTCCAGGACCACCAGAGGCCCATCACGTCGATGTGGGTG GATCCGACCCGTGTCATCACCTCTTCCTTGGACCTGTCCCTGCGTGTCTATTTGTGGAATAAGAAGAATACATGTCCTGTCCTCAAGAGCTGCTATCAGTTGCCTGGGGGATCTCACAGATGGGCCAG TGGATTTACCCACGTGAAAAGTGACAGCATGAGCATCGCTGGAGTTGAAGCCAGAAGCAATGGAACCAGTATTCTGAGGTCATATTGCTACAAAGTCCAGCTTGGCTAG